A window of Vigna unguiculata cultivar IT97K-499-35 chromosome 4, ASM411807v1, whole genome shotgun sequence contains these coding sequences:
- the LOC114181799 gene encoding TMV resistance protein N-like isoform X1 → MAPPRSPAFRYDVFLSFRGEDTRYGFTGNLYKALCNRGIHTFIDDEELQSGEEITPALQKSIEESRIAIVVLSQNYASSSFCLDELVTILHCHTQGLLVIPLFYKVKPSDVRHHRGSYGEAVSNHQKRFKDKKEKVHKWKMALRHVADLSGCHFKEGDGYEYKFIGSVVDEVCHKINPTRLHVTDYPVGLGPQVLEVRKLLNVECGDGFHMIGIHGMGGVGKTTLALALYNLIAVCFDGSCFLQNVTEKSNKHGLEHLQSILLSKILGDKDINIASEHEGISMIHQRLQRKKVLLILDDVDKCEQLQRLVGSPDWFGPGSRVIITTRDTHLLASHQVKTTYEVKTLNKDDALQLLTWKAFKTEHVNPSYVEVLNGVVTYASGLPLVLEVIGSNLFAKGVEQWKSAINQYKRIPNKKILEIMKVSFDALEEEEKSVFLDIACCFKGYKLTEVEIMLRALYDDCMKHHIGVLVEKSLIKVSRGGTVELHDLIKDMGRQIDQKESPKEPGKRKRLWLPKDIIQVLKCNKGTGEIEMVCLDLSPSDRGEVVEWNGMAFQDMENLKILIIRNCKFSKGPKYLPNKLTVLEWWRYPSPCLPYDFNANKLVICKLPDSCFTSFGFHGSSKKFENLTVLKFDYCKHLTRIHDISDLPNLEKLSFKWCESLVSVHNSVGFLTKLKILIAERCEKLRRFLPLNLTSLERLELSYCSSLENFPEILGNMGNIRKLSLLKLPIKELPDSFQNLTGLQELDLNCDFVHLSGNVLTPELTRLYVLTCKEWKWLKSKEGEEDVGSTVSSNVQSFWGSCNLDDEFFSAGFTQLAQVRQLWLVNGNVTFLPERMKEFHHLNALDVSYCENLHEIRGLPPNLKSFRAIKCTSLTSLGSSMLLNQQQLHEVGGTEFIFPGGRIPEWLDKQSNGPSISFWFRNKFPAKVLCLLIAPVMCSSLFVRPMVFIHGKVTKCLSNPMKTKVEMLESDYTHLFDLRRFLSHGALMEVGLENEWKHVEVTYEGVFESSVIKAMGIHVVKDKNINMEDIRYDDPYTNIKVENQE, encoded by the exons ATGGCGCCTCCAAGGTCCCCTGCATTCAGATATGATGTGTTCCTCAGCTTTAGAGGGGAAGACACGCGTTATGGTTTTACTGGCAATCTCTACAAAGCTCTCTGTAACAGAGGAATTCACACTTTCATCGATGATGAGGAGCTTCAGAGCGGGGAGGAAATCACACCAGCACTTCAGAAATCAATTGAAGAGTCTAGGATTGCCATCGTTGTGCTCTCTCAAAACTATGCTTCTTCCTCCTTCTGCTTGGATGAACTTGTCACCATCCTTCACTGCCACACCCAAGGATTGTTGGTTATTCCGCTCTTCTATAAGGTCAAACCTTCTGATGTCAGACACCACAGAGGTAGTTATGGAGAAGCAGTGAGTAACCATCAGAAAAGGTTCAAAGATAAGAAGGAGAAGGTGCATAAATGGAAGATGGCTCTGCGTCATGTAGCTGACTTGTCTGGCTGTCATTTCAAAGAAGG TGATGGATACGAATACAAGTTTATTGGGAGTGTTGTGGACGAGGTCTGCCACAAGATTAATCCAACTCGTTTACATGTTACGGATTACCCTGTTGGACTAGGGCCACAAGTGCTTGAAGTGAGAAAGCTTTTAAATGTGGAATGTGGTGATGGATTCCACATGATAGGGATCCATGGAATGGGTGGTGTAGGAAAAACAACACTCGCTTTAGCACTTTATAATTTGATTGCGGTCTGTTTTGATGGTTCTTGTTTTCTTCAGAACGTGACagaaaaatcaaacaaacatgGGCTGGAACACCTCCAAAGCATCCTTCTTTCAAAAATACTTGGTGATAAGGACATCAACATAGCAAGTGAACATGAAGGAATTTCAATGATACACCAAAGGTTGCAGAGAAAAAAGGTTCTCTTGATTCTTGACGATGTTGACAAGTGCGAACAGCTACAGAGACTGGTTGGAAGTCCTGATTGGTTTGGTCCCGGCAGCAGGGTCATCATCACAACTCGAGATACACATCTGCTTGCATCTCATCAGGTCAAAACAACATATGAGGTCAAGACATTGAATAAAGATGATGCTCTTCAGTTGCTTACATGGAAAGCTTTCAAAACGGAACATGTTAATCCAAGTTATGTGGAGGTCTTGAATGGTGTAGTAACTTATGCTTCTGGCCTTCCATTGGTTTTGGAAGTAATTGGTTCCAACCTGTTTGCAAAAGGTGTGGAACAGTGGAAATCTGCTATCAATCAATATAAAAGAATTCCAAACAAAAAAATCCTAGAGATAATGAAAGTAAGTTTCGATGCTttggaggaagaagagaaaagtGTTTTTCTTGACATTGCTTGTTGCTTCAAAGGATATAAATTGACAGAGGTTGAGATTATGCTTCGAGCTCTTTATGATGACTGCATGAAACATCATATCGGGGTGTTGGTTGAAAAATCTCTCATAAAGGTTAGTCGGGGTGGAACAGTTGAATTGCACGACTTGATTAAGGACATGGGTAGACAAATTGACCAGAAAGAATCACCGAAAGAACCAGGGAAGCGCAAGAGATTATGGTTACCGAAAGATATAATCCAAGTTCTAAAATGCAACAAG GGAACAGGTGAGATTGAAATGGTATGTCTGGATCTCTCCCCATCTGACAGAGGAGAAGTGGTGGAATGGAATGGAATGGCCTTCCAGGACATGGAAAACCtcaaaatacttattattaGAAATTGTAAATTTTCCAAAGGTCCCAAATATCTTCCAAATAAGTTGACAGTGCTGGAATGGTGGAGATATCCTTCACCTTGTTTACCATATGACTTTAATGCCAACAAACTTGTCATATGCAAACTACCTGACAGTTGCTTTACATCATTTGGATTCCATGGCTCATCAAAg AAGTTTGAGAATCTAACCGTCTTGAAATTTGACTACTGCAAACATTTAACACGGATACATGACATATCTGATCTGCCAAACTTGGAGAAACTTTCATTTAAATGGTGTGAAAGTTTAGTTTCAGTTCACAACTCTGTTGGTTTTCTGACTAAACTCAAAATACTAATTGCTGAAAGATGCGAGAAGCTACGAAGATTTCTGCCTCTCAACTTGACTTCTCTTGAAAGACTAGAACTTTCGTATTGTTCCAGTCTTgagaattttccagaaatattGGGAAACATGGGAAACATAAGGAAACTTAGTTTGCTTAAACTTCCCATCAAAGAATTACCAGATTCATTTCAAAATCTTACTGGACTGCAAGAGTTAGACTTGAACTGTGATTTTGTTCACTTAAGTGGCAATGTCTTGACGCCCGAACTGACTAGGCTCTACGTTCTTACTTGCAAGGAGTGGAAATGGTTAAAATCAAAAGAGGGTGAAGAAGATGTGGGCTCAACAGTATCTTCAAATGTACAATCATTTTGGGGTTCTTGCAACCTggatgatgaatttttttcgGCAGGTTTCACTCAGTTGGCTCAAGTAAGACAGTTATGGCTGGTTAACGGTAATGTCACATTCCTTCCTGAACGCATGAAAGAATTTCACCACCTGAATGCTCTTGATGTGAGTTACTGCGAGAATCTTCATGAAATTAGAGGGCTTCCACCAAACTTGAAAAGTTTCAGGGCAATAAAGTGCACATCATTGACTTCATTGGGTTCAAGCATGCTGTTAAATCAG CAGCAACTTCACGAGGTGGGAGGGACTGAGTTTATATTTCCAGGAGGAAGAATTCCAGAGTGGTTGGACAAACAAAGCAATGGACCTTCGATCTCTTTCTGGTTTCGTAATAAATTTCCCGCCAAAGTTCTTTGTCTTCTTATTGCACCTGTAATGTGCTCTTCCTTGTTTGTTAGACCCATGGTGTTCATCCATGGAAAAGTTACAAAATGTCTTTCTAATCCTATGAAAACAAAAGTGGAGATGTTGGAATCGGATTACACACATCTCTTTGATCTGCGGAGGTTTCTTTCCCATGGTGCTCTGATGGAAGTGGGTTTAGAAAATGAATGGAAGCATGTGGAGGTTACCTATGAGGGTGTGTTTGAGAGCTCAGTGATTAAAGCCATGGGAATCCATGTAGTGAAAGACAAAAACATCAACATGGAGGATATTCGATATGATGATCCTTACACCAACATAAAAGTAGAGAATCAAGAATGA
- the LOC114181799 gene encoding TMV resistance protein N-like isoform X2 — translation MAPPRSPAFRYDVFLSFRGEDTRYGFTGNLYKALCNRGIHTFIDDEELQSGEEITPALQKSIEESRIAIVVLSQNYASSSFCLDELVTILHCHTQGLLVIPLFYKVKPSDVRHHRGSYGEAVSNHQKRFKDKKEKVHKWKMALRHVADLSGCHFKEGDGYEYKFIGSVVDEVCHKINPTRLHVTDYPVGLGPQVLEVRKLLNVECGDGFHMIGIHGMGGVGKTTLALALYNLIAVCFDGSCFLQNVTEKSNKHGLEHLQSILLSKILGDKDINIASEHEGISMIHQRLQRKKVLLILDDVDKCEQLQRLVGSPDWFGPGSRVIITTRDTHLLASHQVKTTYEVKTLNKDDALQLLTWKAFKTEHVNPSYVEVLNGVVTYASGLPLVLEVIGSNLFAKGVEQWKSAINQYKRIPNKKILEIMKVSFDALEEEEKSVFLDIACCFKGYKLTEVEIMLRALYDDCMKHHIGVLVEKSLIKVSRGGTVELHDLIKDMGRQIDQKESPKEPGKRKRLWLPKDIIQVLKCNKGTGEIEMVCLDLSPSDRGEVVEWNGMAFQDMENLKILIIRNCKFSKGPKYLPNKLTVLEWWRYPSPCLPYDFNANKLVICKLPDSCFTSFGFHGSSKKFENLTVLKFDYCKHLTRIHDISDLPNLEKLSFKWCESLVSVHNSVGFLTKLKILIAERCEKLRRFLPLNLTSLERLELSYCSSLENFPEILGNMGNIRKLSLLKLPIKELPDSFQNLTGLQELDLNCDFVHLSGNVLTPELTRLYVLTCKEWKWLKSKEGEEDVGSTVSSNVQSFWGSCNLDDEFFSAGFTQLAQVRQLWLVNGNVTFLPERMKEFHHLNALDVSYCENLHEIRGLPPNLKSFRAIKCTSLTSLGSSMLLNQQLHEVGGTEFIFPGGRIPEWLDKQSNGPSISFWFRNKFPAKVLCLLIAPVMCSSLFVRPMVFIHGKVTKCLSNPMKTKVEMLESDYTHLFDLRRFLSHGALMEVGLENEWKHVEVTYEGVFESSVIKAMGIHVVKDKNINMEDIRYDDPYTNIKVENQE, via the exons ATGGCGCCTCCAAGGTCCCCTGCATTCAGATATGATGTGTTCCTCAGCTTTAGAGGGGAAGACACGCGTTATGGTTTTACTGGCAATCTCTACAAAGCTCTCTGTAACAGAGGAATTCACACTTTCATCGATGATGAGGAGCTTCAGAGCGGGGAGGAAATCACACCAGCACTTCAGAAATCAATTGAAGAGTCTAGGATTGCCATCGTTGTGCTCTCTCAAAACTATGCTTCTTCCTCCTTCTGCTTGGATGAACTTGTCACCATCCTTCACTGCCACACCCAAGGATTGTTGGTTATTCCGCTCTTCTATAAGGTCAAACCTTCTGATGTCAGACACCACAGAGGTAGTTATGGAGAAGCAGTGAGTAACCATCAGAAAAGGTTCAAAGATAAGAAGGAGAAGGTGCATAAATGGAAGATGGCTCTGCGTCATGTAGCTGACTTGTCTGGCTGTCATTTCAAAGAAGG TGATGGATACGAATACAAGTTTATTGGGAGTGTTGTGGACGAGGTCTGCCACAAGATTAATCCAACTCGTTTACATGTTACGGATTACCCTGTTGGACTAGGGCCACAAGTGCTTGAAGTGAGAAAGCTTTTAAATGTGGAATGTGGTGATGGATTCCACATGATAGGGATCCATGGAATGGGTGGTGTAGGAAAAACAACACTCGCTTTAGCACTTTATAATTTGATTGCGGTCTGTTTTGATGGTTCTTGTTTTCTTCAGAACGTGACagaaaaatcaaacaaacatgGGCTGGAACACCTCCAAAGCATCCTTCTTTCAAAAATACTTGGTGATAAGGACATCAACATAGCAAGTGAACATGAAGGAATTTCAATGATACACCAAAGGTTGCAGAGAAAAAAGGTTCTCTTGATTCTTGACGATGTTGACAAGTGCGAACAGCTACAGAGACTGGTTGGAAGTCCTGATTGGTTTGGTCCCGGCAGCAGGGTCATCATCACAACTCGAGATACACATCTGCTTGCATCTCATCAGGTCAAAACAACATATGAGGTCAAGACATTGAATAAAGATGATGCTCTTCAGTTGCTTACATGGAAAGCTTTCAAAACGGAACATGTTAATCCAAGTTATGTGGAGGTCTTGAATGGTGTAGTAACTTATGCTTCTGGCCTTCCATTGGTTTTGGAAGTAATTGGTTCCAACCTGTTTGCAAAAGGTGTGGAACAGTGGAAATCTGCTATCAATCAATATAAAAGAATTCCAAACAAAAAAATCCTAGAGATAATGAAAGTAAGTTTCGATGCTttggaggaagaagagaaaagtGTTTTTCTTGACATTGCTTGTTGCTTCAAAGGATATAAATTGACAGAGGTTGAGATTATGCTTCGAGCTCTTTATGATGACTGCATGAAACATCATATCGGGGTGTTGGTTGAAAAATCTCTCATAAAGGTTAGTCGGGGTGGAACAGTTGAATTGCACGACTTGATTAAGGACATGGGTAGACAAATTGACCAGAAAGAATCACCGAAAGAACCAGGGAAGCGCAAGAGATTATGGTTACCGAAAGATATAATCCAAGTTCTAAAATGCAACAAG GGAACAGGTGAGATTGAAATGGTATGTCTGGATCTCTCCCCATCTGACAGAGGAGAAGTGGTGGAATGGAATGGAATGGCCTTCCAGGACATGGAAAACCtcaaaatacttattattaGAAATTGTAAATTTTCCAAAGGTCCCAAATATCTTCCAAATAAGTTGACAGTGCTGGAATGGTGGAGATATCCTTCACCTTGTTTACCATATGACTTTAATGCCAACAAACTTGTCATATGCAAACTACCTGACAGTTGCTTTACATCATTTGGATTCCATGGCTCATCAAAg AAGTTTGAGAATCTAACCGTCTTGAAATTTGACTACTGCAAACATTTAACACGGATACATGACATATCTGATCTGCCAAACTTGGAGAAACTTTCATTTAAATGGTGTGAAAGTTTAGTTTCAGTTCACAACTCTGTTGGTTTTCTGACTAAACTCAAAATACTAATTGCTGAAAGATGCGAGAAGCTACGAAGATTTCTGCCTCTCAACTTGACTTCTCTTGAAAGACTAGAACTTTCGTATTGTTCCAGTCTTgagaattttccagaaatattGGGAAACATGGGAAACATAAGGAAACTTAGTTTGCTTAAACTTCCCATCAAAGAATTACCAGATTCATTTCAAAATCTTACTGGACTGCAAGAGTTAGACTTGAACTGTGATTTTGTTCACTTAAGTGGCAATGTCTTGACGCCCGAACTGACTAGGCTCTACGTTCTTACTTGCAAGGAGTGGAAATGGTTAAAATCAAAAGAGGGTGAAGAAGATGTGGGCTCAACAGTATCTTCAAATGTACAATCATTTTGGGGTTCTTGCAACCTggatgatgaatttttttcgGCAGGTTTCACTCAGTTGGCTCAAGTAAGACAGTTATGGCTGGTTAACGGTAATGTCACATTCCTTCCTGAACGCATGAAAGAATTTCACCACCTGAATGCTCTTGATGTGAGTTACTGCGAGAATCTTCATGAAATTAGAGGGCTTCCACCAAACTTGAAAAGTTTCAGGGCAATAAAGTGCACATCATTGACTTCATTGGGTTCAAGCATGCTGTTAAATCAG CAACTTCACGAGGTGGGAGGGACTGAGTTTATATTTCCAGGAGGAAGAATTCCAGAGTGGTTGGACAAACAAAGCAATGGACCTTCGATCTCTTTCTGGTTTCGTAATAAATTTCCCGCCAAAGTTCTTTGTCTTCTTATTGCACCTGTAATGTGCTCTTCCTTGTTTGTTAGACCCATGGTGTTCATCCATGGAAAAGTTACAAAATGTCTTTCTAATCCTATGAAAACAAAAGTGGAGATGTTGGAATCGGATTACACACATCTCTTTGATCTGCGGAGGTTTCTTTCCCATGGTGCTCTGATGGAAGTGGGTTTAGAAAATGAATGGAAGCATGTGGAGGTTACCTATGAGGGTGTGTTTGAGAGCTCAGTGATTAAAGCCATGGGAATCCATGTAGTGAAAGACAAAAACATCAACATGGAGGATATTCGATATGATGATCCTTACACCAACATAAAAGTAGAGAATCAAGAATGA